A stretch of Canis lupus familiaris isolate Mischka breed German Shepherd chromosome 11, alternate assembly UU_Cfam_GSD_1.0, whole genome shotgun sequence DNA encodes these proteins:
- the CYLC2 gene encoding cylicin-2 isoform X3, translating into MSVPRFQKINFGTYDNYIPVSELSKKSWNQQHFALRFPKPPRPGKKRRSKPSQLQDNTVFVYDADKLKEASKRPLWMHSSLMRISERPSDYLAARSQPPYKSYKWKKDAKVAEVEKPTSPIAGKKDKEDKQAHKDKLESETESTVLKEPKITKTKPMKDRDIERGTKGEKDVAKTDAKKEKKDLKKGKESATESEDEKKGPKKERKASKKGKESATESEDENKGPKKEKKAPKKGKESATESEDEKKGPKKERKASKKGKESATESEDEKKGPKKEKKASKKGKESATESEDEKKGPKKEKKASKKGKESATESEDEKKGTKKDAKKEKKGSKKSKESATESEDEKKDAKKEKKGSKKSKGSTIESEDEKKDAKMDKDGKKDSKKLGEKDDQSKDKKGPKKDTKKKGSKKDKKDEKKASGTDIETKDDAKKGAKKGSKKDGKKDGKKDTDTESADAKKDAKKKMQRRSKPWIIIRKHLINNFSSLKLNMSDRGIQRINQIIFKTKQRRIQRKTQTSIKM; encoded by the exons ATGTCTGTACCACGATT ccaaaaaataaacTTCGGAACATATGATAATTACATTCCAG tCAGTGAATTAAGCAAAAAATCATGGAATCAGCAACACTTTGCCCTGAGATTTCCCAAACCACCACggccaggaaaaaaaaggagatcaaAACCATCCCAACTACAAGACAATACAGTTTTC GTATATGATGCAGATAAATTAAAAGAAGCTTCTAAACGACCATTATGGATGCATAGTTCTTTAATGAGAATTTCTGAGAGGCCATCTGATTATTTAGCTGCCAGGAGTCAGCCTccatataaatcatataaatggaagaaagatgCTAAAGTAGCAGAAGTAGAAAAACCTACATCTCCAATAGCAGgtaagaaagataaagaagacaAGCAAGCACACAAGGACAAATTAGAATCAGAAACAGAATCCACAGTTTTAAAGGAGCCAAAAATTACTAAGACAAAGCCAATGAAAGATAGGGATATAGAAAGAGGAACTAAAGGTGAAAAGGATGTTGCAAAAACagatgccaaaaaagaaaaaaaagatttaaaaaagggCAAGGAGTCAGCTACAGAAtctgaagatgaaaagaaaggtcccaagaaagagaggaaagcttCAAAGAAGGGCAAAGAGTCTGCTACAGAATctgaagatgaaaataaaggtcccaagaaagagaagaaagctcCAAAGAAGGGCAAGGAGTCTGCTACAGAAtctgaagatgaaaagaaaggtcccaagaaagagaggaaagcttCAAAGAAGGGCAAGGAGTCTGCTACAGAAtctgaagatgaaaagaaaggtcccaagaaagagaagaaagcttCAAAGAAGGGCAAGGAGTCTGCTACAGAAtctgaagatgaaaagaaaggtcccaagaaagagaagaaagcttCAAAGAAGGGCAAGGAGTCTGCTACAGAAtctgaagatgaaaagaaaggtaCGAAGAAAGAtgccaagaaagagaagaaaggttcAAAGAAGAGCAAGGAGTCCGCTACAGAATCTGAGGATGAAAAGAAAGAtgccaagaaagagaagaaaggttcAAAGAAGAGCAAAGGGTCAACTATAGAAtctgaagatgaaaagaaagatgcAAAGATGGATAAGGATGggaaaaaagattcaaagaaacTAGGAGAGAAAGATGATCAGTCAAAAGACAAGAAGGGTCCcaagaaagatacaaagaaaaaggggagtaaaaaagataagaaagatgaaaagaaggcCAGTGGGACAGATATTGAAACAAAGGATGATGCCAAGAAGGGGGCCAAGAAGGGCTCTAAGAAGGATGGCAAGAAGGATGGCAAGAAAGATACTGACACAGAATCTGCTGATGCAAAGAAAGATGCAAAGAAGAAGAtgcaaagaagaagtaagcccTGGATAATAATTCGAAAGCATTTGATAAACAATTTTAGTAGTCTGAAACTGAATATGAGTGACAGGGGGATTCAAAgaattaatcaaataatttttaaaacgaAGCAAAGAAGAATACAAAGAAAGACTCAGACaagtataaaaatgtaa
- the CYLC2 gene encoding cylicin-2 isoform X4 — MSVPRFQKINFGTYDNYIPVSELSKKSWNQQHFALRFPKPPRPGKKRRSKPSQLQDNTVFVYDADKLKEASKRPLWMHSSLMRISERPSDYLAARSQPPYKSYKWKKDAKVAEVEKPTSPIAGKKDKEDKQAHKDKLESETESTVLKEPKITKTKPMKDRDIERGTKGEKDVAKTDAKKEKKDLKKGKESATESEDEKKGPKKERKASKKGKESATESEDENKGPKKEKKAPKKGKESATESEDEKKGPKKERKASKKGKESATESEDEKKGPKKEKKASKKGKESATESEDEKKGTKKDAKKEKKGSKKSKESATESEDEKKDAKKEKKGSKKSKGSTIESEDEKKDAKMDKDGKKDSKKLGEKDDQSKDKKGPKKDTKKKGSKKDKKDEKKASGTDIETKDDAKKGAKKGSKKDGKKDGKKDTDTESADAKKDAKKKMQRRSKPWIIIRKHLINNFSSLKLNMSDRGIQRINQIIFKTKQRRIQRKTQTSIKM, encoded by the exons ATGTCTGTACCACGATT ccaaaaaataaacTTCGGAACATATGATAATTACATTCCAG tCAGTGAATTAAGCAAAAAATCATGGAATCAGCAACACTTTGCCCTGAGATTTCCCAAACCACCACggccaggaaaaaaaaggagatcaaAACCATCCCAACTACAAGACAATACAGTTTTC GTATATGATGCAGATAAATTAAAAGAAGCTTCTAAACGACCATTATGGATGCATAGTTCTTTAATGAGAATTTCTGAGAGGCCATCTGATTATTTAGCTGCCAGGAGTCAGCCTccatataaatcatataaatggaagaaagatgCTAAAGTAGCAGAAGTAGAAAAACCTACATCTCCAATAGCAGgtaagaaagataaagaagacaAGCAAGCACACAAGGACAAATTAGAATCAGAAACAGAATCCACAGTTTTAAAGGAGCCAAAAATTACTAAGACAAAGCCAATGAAAGATAGGGATATAGAAAGAGGAACTAAAGGTGAAAAGGATGTTGCAAAAACagatgccaaaaaagaaaaaaaagatttaaaaaagggCAAGGAGTCAGCTACAGAAtctgaagatgaaaagaaaggtcccaagaaagagaggaaagcttCAAAGAAGGGCAAAGAGTCTGCTACAGAATctgaagatgaaaataaaggtcccaagaaagagaagaaagctcCAAAGAAGGGCAAGGAGTCTGCTACAGAAtctgaagatgaaaagaaaggtcccaagaaagagaggaaagcttCAAAGAAGGGCAAGGAGTCTGCTACAGAAtctgaagatgaaaagaaaggtcccaagaaagagaagaaagcttCAAAGAAGGGCAAGGAGTCTGCTACAGAAtctgaagatgaaaagaaag gtaCGAAGAAAGAtgccaagaaagagaagaaaggttcAAAGAAGAGCAAGGAGTCCGCTACAGAATCTGAGGATGAAAAGAAAGAtgccaagaaagagaagaaaggttcAAAGAAGAGCAAAGGGTCAACTATAGAAtctgaagatgaaaagaaagatgcAAAGATGGATAAGGATGggaaaaaagattcaaagaaacTAGGAGAGAAAGATGATCAGTCAAAAGACAAGAAGGGTCCcaagaaagatacaaagaaaaaggggagtaaaaaagataagaaagatgaaaagaaggcCAGTGGGACAGATATTGAAACAAAGGATGATGCCAAGAAGGGGGCCAAGAAGGGCTCTAAGAAGGATGGCAAGAAGGATGGCAAGAAAGATACTGACACAGAATCTGCTGATGCAAAGAAAGATGCAAAGAAGAAGAtgcaaagaagaagtaagcccTGGATAATAATTCGAAAGCATTTGATAAACAATTTTAGTAGTCTGAAACTGAATATGAGTGACAGGGGGATTCAAAgaattaatcaaataatttttaaaacgaAGCAAAGAAGAATACAAAGAAAGACTCAGACaagtataaaaatgtaa